In Festucalex cinctus isolate MCC-2025b chromosome 17, RoL_Fcin_1.0, whole genome shotgun sequence, the genomic stretch aaatgataaatacacaaattaattgcctcagatgtgacaaatattgtcagtttagattgctAATGTTTCCTATTATCATTCACACAGCGCTGCTGTGCTGGCGTTATTGGCAAGCGTGAAGGCACTTcaatctatattattattacaaaagttaaatgcattatttgatgtaaaaaatgtaacattGATATctcgtaattattttttttattcaatcttaaagtatcgtgcttttattttcttaggtttatttacatttttacaattacagtccatacattttatttaaatgaaattttatattttttatctttctttctttctttaatgtTTGGGCGTCaaccggattttttttaaatataattttattgagaatatAAACTAacaatttccagccaatccagTGGCTTGACGTCATCGGTAGGCGACGACCCCAGCCAGATCACATCTGTTACCGGCACCGATCATCCTCGAAGGCAGTCGAAGACTTCTTGGCGATTTGTGTATTGAACGGGCTGAATACTCGACACAGGGCGCACTTTATTACTTTACTGGACTAAAACGAAACTCATCAAATGTTTGTGTTCGGGTAACTCGTCTCTGTTCGCGTTGAAGCCTCTCGGCTTAGTTAGCGTAGTTTAGCTCGCTAGCCGTTAACAAAGAGACGCGTTCGATATACAAAGTGTTGAGATTCTCCTGTGAAAATGTGCGCAAAAAGGACCGCAACTGACGTGGAGGAACTTCGTGGAACGAAAGACGAAAACGAGCATCGTCGTCAACTACTGCACGCAGCCAGACTTTGCCAGCAGCCTCGTGTTGGACTCTGCGgagcaggtttgtacacttgtTACTCTCACTTGCTTAGAAAATCCTGCGATACTTGGTGAAAATAttcctgtttattttttcattttaaagggGAGGGACGTTTTTACTGCATGGAGATTAATGGTTGGATTTCGGAATGTTTTTCCCCTAAATGATTGCCACATTTAAAGTGGGTTAATCAAATGTACCACAATTTAACATGTGATACCCATCGTACCTCATTAGTCAAATTTGATCAAGCCAGTCCAGAGGTATCTAAATTTGTAGTTCATATATAACCCCAACGCCACCccacttttttaaatgtaattacctGCGTGAAAGGGGAACGCTTGTGATCAAGAAAAGTGGTCTATTAACTTAAAAATTGAGTACTTGTATCTCTGTAATGGATACAgattttttgtttcaaaaattTAGACTCATAATGCATATTGTGGAAAAGTTTATTGGCctggtaaacaaaaaatatttgcaaatgtaGTAACTGAGCCTATAACGTAATAAAATACCAATATcactttaataaaataaagtgcCTCAGACGCTCTGGGATAAATTTCAATATGTTGTATTAAATACAGTGCCGTGAAAACGTACCCCCCAGGGGGGGAGACGAGGCAAcgattcgctgtggcgacccctaaagggaaaagccgaaagaagaagattaataataactataataccatgtgtgtttgttttcttgtcTTGCAGACATCAGTGAATGTGTTTGTCCTGAGCAGCAGGAGCCGGAGCACCTTCACATTAAAAAAGAAGATGACGACAAAGAGgtccccaaagaagaagaacagcAGTCtcctgccattaaaaaaaaggaggagcCAGAGCACGCTTCCTTGAAAGAGGAGCAAAAAAGCCCTCCCTATATCAAAGAGGAGCCGGAGGAAAAGGATGTCGCTATGTTGCCATCGACTGGTGTCCCCTTGAAGAGTGAAGATGGTGTAAGTGAGGCGAGTAGATGGGTGGAGCCTTCAACCAGCAGCTCATGTCAACAAATGACAACTGAAGGTGATGGAGACCACTGTGGAGGATCACAAGCAAACGGCCTCCTAGCTCCACTGTCAGAAAGTGACGACGCTATGTCAGATGCTCTTCAggatgaggaggatgaggaggaggaggctgaaGGTGATatgacatgtcacactgacaACAAACGCTGGAAAACTTCTTGGTGTCGGAAAACTTTCACTCATAaggaatatttgaaaaaaaacatgaaaatacaaactgatgagaaacctttttcctgtaCAGATTGTGGGAAAAGATTCTCTGGCAAGGGAAACTTAAAAagtcacacaagaacccacactggtgagaagccTTTTGCGTGCACCATTTGTGAGCAAAGTTTCTCTCAGcagggacacttaaaaatacacacaagaacccacacgggTGAAAAACCTTTTGCGTGCACCATTTGTGAGCAAAAATTCTCTCAgaggggacacttaaaaatacacacaagaacccacactggagagtaCCCTTTTATCTGCTCACTTTGTGGGCAAAGATTTTCTCAGAGgggacatttaataagtcacacaagaacccacactggagagaatccTTTTATCTGCTCATTTTGTGGCCAAGGATTCTCTCAAAAGGGAAGCTTAAACATTCACACAAGaagccacactggtgagaaaccttttgcatgCACCATTTGTGAGCAAAGATTCTCTCACAAGGGaaacttaaaaagacacacaataaCCCACaccggtgagaaaccttttgcgtgCACCATTTGTGAGCAAAGATTCTCCCAcaagggaaacttaaaaatacactcaagaacccacactggagagaaaccttttgcatgCACCATTTGCGAGCAAAGATTCTCTCTcaagggacacttaaaaatacacacaagaacccacactggtgagaaaccttttgcgtgCACCATTTGTGAGCAAAGATTCTCTCAGAGGGGACATTTAAATATACACTCAAaagcccacactggagagaaccCTTTTATCTGTTCACTTTGTGGGCAAAGATTCTCTCAGCGgggacatttaataagtcacacaagaacccacactggagagaagccttttacctgctcagtttgtggccaaGGATTCTCTCAAAAGGGAAGCTTAAACagtcacacaagaacccacactggtgagaaaccttttgcgtgCACCGTTTGTGAGCAAAGATTCTCTCGCAAGGGAAGCTTAAtacaacacacaagaacacacactggtgagaaaccttttgcgtgCACCGTTTGTGAGCAAAGATTCTCTCACAAGGGAAGCTTAATAGAACACAcgagaacacacactggtgagaaaccttttgtctgctcTGTTTGTGGGCAAAAATTTTGTCATAAGTTTCAGGTCAAGAGacacaagtgtgctggtgaaGAACGCACTAATGAAAGTAAGTGAAAACTCTTCCTTGATAAAACTGACTCAGATTAGCTGTAATGGAACCAAAAACTCACGTTTCCTATCTCAGGGGAGGTCAACTCGCAGCTCAGGGTTAGTCTCAgagtttgttgaacctgctttgtgcAATGGACCCTTAAAGTATTTTACTCAGGTAAATATTTACTAAAACATACATTATTTTGTTCTTTGTagcatgatctttttttttttatcatcttgTAGTCTTTGTATAATCTGAAATCCTCAACTTCGATTtatgttgttttcattgttttttgtttgtttgttatgaaTATCATTTTTCGTTTtaatatgattacttgctgcaTGCCTTATATCTAAGTTCTGCTTCCtttcattgaaaaataaaatgtcgaaAGAACCTACTGAGCATCCTCGCTTTCTTTCTGTGAATGTTTTTCTCAAACTTTTCTCATGGGTCTTTCGGGAGTGGTTTGAAGCGGGAAATGGCGCCTAAGGGTGGAAAATCAGAGgtctgccaaaattaaaaataaatgacgaaaaagtgaaaataaaaacggatataaaaaatataaatggaaattaaaacaaaagtaaaaatatatacaaaagcaaaattaaaaacacacctTCAATTTTTGCCAGCCACCACCCAGCGTCCTTCTGTATCAGTACGATGCGTGATGACTTCTCCAGGAAAGTTATTGAAACAAATTGCTCCCCCTCCACATCTTGAAGAGCTAAACAGGATTTTCTCTCCCCGTTGATTTGTCCAGAATGCCGCCTCTGCTTCTATGGAATGAgtttcttgcaaaaaaaattaaaaaaaacaatgaaaatgttgccccgtacaaaataaaaacataagctTTCCTTTTAACCAGTTCTTTCAAACCCCTGTCATTTAATGAACCAAATGCTATCTTAACGTTGAACATGAACTACAAATACACACCCACTGGTGAATTACTGGTATTGCAGCAACCCTTGTGGGTGCGTGCTGGTCTGGACAGGCCGTGAAGGCAacacagacttaaaaaaaacaacacaaaaataaatacataaattacggagcccctaaggtgacatggtagaaaaaacaaaaacaaaaaaactttaagtTCCCTCCCAAacatctttgcgagagaacgcaaagttgttttgcgagggaattaacgccaagttgttgttttttttcgcctactATGTCACCTTAGCTACGCCGTAAACACTtacgggtcatcttccatgtgaccaaaagcgacgaggatgaaacgtttgtaaacatgaaacaaaacagtgggaaagctttcccaaagagactaggatggagcatgtatttttccactggttTGTTTATACGTCACTTTTGTTCAcacggaagatgacccggaagtgtttacggcgcagctaaggtgacatggtaggcgaaaaaaaacaactttgccttCTCTCGCAAAGTacgcaacgtttttttttgcgagggcacgcaatttGACCCCCATGACATTCATATTgagtcttcattgttataatttacgttttctgcagtatttttattgtctttagaacaatgTGATAGGTTTTGAGGGTGGGTGAGGCGGGCggggggtcatttaaaaaacacacgcCGCAGACTTACTATAAAGTACAACAATTCTTTTAAACCATAAAGGACGTAAACAAGCTAGAACTGTGGAAATAGATGCTCTTAGTCCATCCATACTGCATGATGATCAAAAATCAGACATTGTGGAGGGTAAACCACTCATACAGACACAGCAAGGCCCCAAGGTACAATTTTGAGATGTCAGGAATCTCGGTATCGAGACAGAAATGGATGTGTTAATGGTTAAAACACAGGATTTAGAGGAAGAGGGCCACCCAGGTTTGTAGTTGAAAATGTTACGGAAATAAATCAGATAGTAGCTGTTGTTTTACAGTAGGAGGGGGGCTTATAAACTCGACCTGCACAGTGTACAAACTTAGTAGGCAGAGCATACTTGAGAATATTCCCGTGAGGGTCCCTGTTAAAGGTTGTAGGTCTCGAAGCTAACCAAGATGAAGAAAACATCTCATGGATGACCCTTATGGATGGGGAATGAATTGTAAAGGCAATAATAATCTTGCATTCAGTATCTAACTAAGCGCATACACGATATAAAACTCACACGCGTTATAAATCTAACGATCCAAATTTATTCCTTCCCCTCTTTTGGGAAACGGCTACCTCCATTTCCAGTTTAAAGACACCACGCTGAGACCCTCCACCTCGTGACAGCAGTTAACATCATCCACTGTGAAATATACAGCAAGACCGTATCAGGTCCAGACAAGGTTTACAAGATTTACCCTCAATCTaaccattgatttttttttccacccgtaGGTGCCATTTCCTGCCTCAAACTTCTCCCTAAAGACCCATTAGGAGAGAAAAGTTTGAAGAAAATGTTCACAGATAGAAAGCGAAGATACTCACTAGGTTCATTGTTGCATTTTGTTTATGCCAAAATAATTACGGATCCGAATATTTAGATATAGGCCAAGGTATTTGTTCTAGTGTGGCTGCCGTAGTTcacgatccaagatggccgatttttttttctcgtcttgacagccatattatccatccatccattttcttaaccgcttgctcctcacaagggtcgcaggggtgctggagcctatcccagctggctccgggcagtaggcgaggtacgcccttgaactggttgccagccaatcgccgaCAGCCATATTAGCGTTGGTTAGCTTAATTAACCAAAATGACCTCACATGCACCTAAAAGTGAAACCTGCCGATTTCTGTGCCCTTGTTTGAACACGGTTTCGCCTACCTTATTAATACTTCATTTTAATAATGTTTCATTCactttgtaaatgtaaattatttCTTCGTTTGAAGCACAGTgtctgagtggttagcatgtccgcctcccagtactgaggaagcaagatcgagtccgggctcgagggtggagtttgcgtgggtcttctccgggtactccggactAAGgactgaggaataagcggtcaagaaaatggatggatggatattatggaATAAGCAAAACCAGAAGGTGGCAGTGCAGAGCTGGTGGCGCCAATATTCCAATTGATGTCCCATCAAGTGTGATCTTGAGCTTGAAAAAAGATGATTACACGGATGCAAGCAGTTTTAGTACCATATCAATTCACAAAatattctttgttgttgtttaagctTTCCTACCACACGTTTTGTAAATGGCTGCATTTCTTTGAACTGTGCATTCCATATTTTGCTTATGACTAGTCTCAACCTGAATGCACAAATTGAACCGTTGTGTTCTATAAAAACATTTGCGGTACCACAGTCTCATCCCAATAAACATTTCTCCTttccctcctctttttttttttttgtctaaatccCATAAAGCAAAGTAAAGCCAATGTAGCACACCTTAAATCAATCTGGAATTTTAATATCAAGTTCATATGGTTGGATAGGCTGCAAAGATGGCGGTggagatttattttcttttgcagCCGCAGGATTGTAAAAGGTGATCATGACCATAAACATTTACAGCATTTTAAACAGTTGAATTTTACAATATAAAAATGGATACGGTTGAAGAGATTTTTTTAGATGAGGGCCCAGAAGTGAATAGTTTGGATGAGGGTGACATCATGCTTGGGTTACGAAGAAATATCTTTTCGCTGTTCTGCAATCCATCCTCtccacgtgtgtgcgtgcgcgcgcgtgacGAGACGACACATTACACTAAGCCTGTGTAATATTTCACTGCAGCACAcgtgtcgtcttctccccgtaATGAATGATAGAATATCATAATGAATGATATTCATGCATTCGCCAGGTGCCAAAGGCTCTGTTAAAATGTACATGTCGCTCCTAAGTCAGTAAACGACGCTCGTGTGGTGGCGAATAAGATATATTTCTCACGAGTGTCATACTCACGAAgggatgacgagaaaaaaaacaaaaacggagaagccatgctaaatgctaagctaacctaacaTCGACACGGCTAGCATCTTTAACGCAACGCAATCATGCGCTTGGGTGAtcgatgacacttttttttttcgccgacGTGTGGCTGAAACCGTGTTAAAGCGGAGAATATCCAACGCTGAACAGCAAAATTTCAAGACAATTAGTAAATGTAAAGTCAAAATCATACTCGCTAAACTGAAGCGGACTTGTGTTAACGTTGTGTCATTGTTACTGTATCAAGACTGCATTTTaagcacattgttttatttgtattcactCTGAATTGACATGTCAGAACAAGATGGATGCATGTTGGCACAATAGTTTCCAGTGTGTGCTGAATGGTGCATATACGTGCTGTTTATATTTGAGGGAAGCCCACTTTAAATGGCTCCAACATAGAAGAACTCAGCAGGGTTCAGATGTGTTTTGTGTTGCTGTTGATTCAAGCTGCGTTACTCGCGGGCCCTAAAAGGCATcatgggtggccattttgggctAACCGCCAAACATACGCAAATGCACGTAAACGCAAACAGGCGTCGTGGTGACAGTCCGGACATGGACATGGGGGTTTGTCCGCTCGTGAAAGGAAGCTTTATGATACAGCCAACTCCGTAGAATCGGCTTGAAACGGGCCCCAGTTGCTAACGAGAACGACGGCACCCAACCTACTTCCTTACCTGCTGGCCCCGCCCACCTGGGTGTCAGGAATGATCAAAACAAGAGCTGTTGAGGTCATGAGGAGAAGTTGGAGGCCATATGTATACGCATACGTGtctatgactggatagccgttaGCACATACACGCCAgagcaagccgttgaagtcacagggcggccatcttgttactcccacgtcgcaagcagactactgtataaactatacggtatacgtacagatgaaacATATACAGCTTGGAGGCAGTTAGTGTAAGGTCGgaggcgaggtgggagtaacaagatggccgccctgtgacttcaaaggcttgcattggcgtgtatgggctatcggctatccagtcatatatacaggtcagtggtctgaaacaagtcacttatagttcagaggttaaaaaaaaaaattactcagaaaaacagaagtcggtgctctgtttttcagaatatttttttttctgttttttggaatattttttttctctttttttgaataatgtttttccccctgtttttcataataatttgttcccccctgtttttcggagtaatttttatttctctttttcagaatatttttttttatgacagaaaaaaatattcagtaaaacagagcaccaacttctgtttttctgagtattttttttttaataatttttaaaattaagagtatttttttttattcagaaatacagaagaagaaaaaaatactc encodes the following:
- the LOC144005332 gene encoding uncharacterized protein LOC144005332, translated to MQSEISCRTATDVEELRGTKDENEPCRQLLHAAKHCQQPPVVLIKADISEYVCPEQQEPEHLHIKKEDDDKEVAKEEEQQSPATKKEEEPEHACMKEESKDIKEEPEEKDVAMLPSTGVPLKGEDGASEASRWAEPSTSSFCQQMTTEGEGDHCGGSQANGLLAPLSESDDAMSDALQDEEDEEEEAEGDMTCHTDNKRWKTSWCRKTFTHKEYLKKNMKIQTDEKPFSCTDCGKRFSHKGNLKSHTRTHTGEKPFACTICEQRFSHKAHLKIHTRTHTGEKPFACTICEQKFSQRGHLKIHTRTHTGENPFICSLCGQRFSQRGHLISHTRTHTGENPFICSLCGQRFSQRGHLISHTRTHTGENPFICSFCGQGFSHKGSLNIHTRSHTGEKPFACTICEQRFSHTGNLKRHTRTHTGEKPFACTICEQRFSHKGHLKSHARTHSGEKPFICSLCGQRFSQKGILNNHTRTHTGEKPFTCSVCGQGFSQKGSLNIHSRTHTGEKPFACTICEQRFSHKLSLKIHSRTHTGEKPFACTICEQRFSHKGSLIEHTRTHTGEKPFVCSVCGQRFCHKIQLKRHKCAGEKRSNESKVDSPVKMCAKRTATDVEELRGTKDENEHRRQLLHAARLCQQPRVGLCGADISECVCPEQQEPEHLHIKKEDDDKEVPKEEEQQSPAIKKKEEPEHASLKEEQKSPPYIKEEPEEKDVAMLPSTGVPLKSEDGVSEASRWVEPSTSSSCQQMTTEGDGDHCGGSQANGLLAPLSESDDAMSDALQDEEDEEEEAEGDMTCHTDNKRWKTSWCRKTFTHKEYLKKNMKIQTDEKPFSCTDCGKRFSGKGNLKSHTRTHTGEKPFACTICEQSFSQQGHLKIHTRTHTGEKPFACTICEQKFSQRGHLKIHTRTHTGEYPFICSLCGQRFSQRGHLISHTRTHTGENPFICSFCGQGFSQKGSLNIHTRSHTGEKPFACTICEQRFSHKGNLKRHTITHTGEKPFACTICEQRFSHKGNLKIHSRTHTGEKPFACTICEQRFSLKGHLKIHTRTHTGEKPFACTICEQRFSQRGHLNIHSKAHTGENPFICSLCGQRFSQRGHLISHTRTHTGEKPFTCSVCGQGFSQKGSLNSHTRTHTGEKPFACTVCEQRFSRKGSLIQHTRTHTGEKPFACTVCEQRFSHKGSLIEHTRTHTGEKPFVCSVCGQKFCHKFQVKRHKCAGEERTNESK